The proteins below come from a single Beutenbergia cavernae DSM 12333 genomic window:
- a CDS encoding DUF885 domain-containing protein, giving the protein MSAATGGPGAVSAVADGYLRERARLDPEAADVLGEHDVLRIGDLSDATFEARVDLDRRTLAELSALGADAGGAAEQRLAAAMTERLGADVALDEVGFTRRLLAPLATPVHLVRQVFDGLPSTTPDERAVVERHLREVPRALAQYRDTLLAAAARGDVVARRQVLGVARQCDSWVASGFYAGVAGDDERLAGPARDAAAATASFADDLRERLLPLAPERDAVGRDVYATTSAAFLGAVVDLDELYAWGWEEIRRLQAEAAAIATELVGSPDVAAAVRSLDADPARRVPTGEPLRAWLQGRIDDVTDVVDGRWFAIPPRLRHVEARLVTAESGVMYYTPPDAGLTRPGRVWWTVPAGAADVTTWREVSTVHHEGVPGHHLQHAITYGLDDLHPWQRNLCHVHGYAEGWAHYAEQLASEIGLLDDPGERLGAVFAQLWRACRIVIDIGLHLELPIPPGTGVLDAGRWTPEVGVAALVSIAEVEPSTATFEVDRYLGWPGQALAFKVGARLWQQARADVAASLGDAFDLRTFHAEALGLGPMGLGPLQDQLARGQEIPS; this is encoded by the coding sequence ATGAGCGCGGCCACGGGCGGACCGGGGGCGGTCTCCGCCGTCGCCGACGGCTATCTGCGCGAGCGCGCCCGCCTCGACCCGGAGGCCGCGGACGTGCTCGGCGAGCACGACGTGCTGCGGATCGGCGACCTGTCCGACGCGACGTTCGAGGCGCGCGTCGATCTCGACCGGCGCACGCTCGCGGAGCTCTCGGCGCTGGGCGCGGACGCCGGGGGCGCCGCCGAGCAGCGGCTCGCGGCGGCCATGACGGAGCGCCTCGGCGCCGACGTCGCCCTCGACGAGGTCGGCTTCACCCGCCGCCTCCTCGCCCCGCTCGCGACGCCCGTCCACCTCGTCCGGCAGGTGTTCGACGGCCTGCCGTCGACGACGCCGGACGAGCGCGCCGTCGTCGAGCGCCACCTGCGGGAGGTCCCTCGCGCGCTGGCGCAGTACCGCGACACGCTGCTCGCCGCCGCCGCGCGGGGTGACGTCGTCGCGCGCCGCCAGGTGCTGGGCGTGGCGCGGCAGTGCGACTCGTGGGTCGCGTCCGGGTTCTACGCGGGCGTCGCCGGCGACGACGAGCGGCTGGCCGGCCCTGCGCGGGACGCGGCCGCGGCGACGGCGTCGTTCGCCGACGACCTGCGCGAACGGCTGCTCCCGCTCGCCCCGGAGCGCGACGCCGTCGGCCGCGACGTGTACGCGACGACGAGTGCGGCGTTCCTCGGCGCCGTCGTCGACCTCGACGAGCTGTACGCCTGGGGCTGGGAGGAGATCCGCCGTCTCCAGGCCGAGGCGGCCGCCATCGCGACCGAGCTGGTCGGCTCCCCCGACGTCGCCGCCGCGGTGCGCTCGCTCGACGCCGACCCTGCCCGGCGGGTGCCGACGGGCGAGCCGCTGCGCGCCTGGCTGCAGGGCCGGATCGACGACGTGACCGACGTCGTCGACGGCCGGTGGTTCGCGATCCCGCCGCGGCTGCGCCACGTCGAGGCGCGCCTCGTGACCGCCGAGTCCGGCGTCATGTACTACACGCCGCCCGACGCCGGACTCACGCGGCCGGGCCGGGTGTGGTGGACGGTGCCCGCGGGCGCTGCGGACGTCACGACGTGGCGCGAGGTGAGCACCGTGCACCACGAGGGCGTACCCGGCCACCACCTGCAGCACGCGATCACGTACGGTCTCGACGACCTGCACCCGTGGCAGCGGAACCTGTGCCACGTGCACGGCTACGCGGAGGGCTGGGCGCACTACGCGGAACAGCTCGCATCCGAGATCGGGCTGCTGGACGATCCCGGTGAACGGCTCGGCGCCGTGTTCGCGCAGCTGTGGCGCGCGTGCCGCATCGTCATCGACATCGGGCTCCACCTCGAGCTGCCGATCCCGCCCGGCACCGGGGTGCTCGACGCCGGTCGGTGGACGCCCGAGGTCGGCGTCGCCGCGCTCGTGTCGATCGCCGAGGTGGAGCCGTCCACCGCGACGTTCGAGGTCGACCGGTACCTGGGCTGGCCGGGGCAGGCGCTCGCGTTCAAGGTCGGGGCGCGGCTGTGGCAGCAGGCGCGGGCCGACGTTGCCGCCTCGCTCGGGGACGCGTTCGACCTGCGCACGTTCCACGCCGAGGCGCTCGGCCTCGGGCCCATGGGGCTGGGTCCGCTGCAGGACCAGCTCGCCCGAGGACAGGAGATCCCCTCATGA
- a CDS encoding LLM class flavin-dependent oxidoreductase, with protein MSVELTLALQSDKTWARYTDLGALTQELGFDGVSVYADLGFQPPLPALLAVAGASSTLRLGPACLNPYLLHPIEIAGQHAALDEASDGRAYLGLARGSWLDRVGVAQSRPLAALEDAVAIVRRLLAGDTSGYEGQVHSLPAGTHLEYEPLRPDVEVLLGVWGPRGAALAGRIADEVKIGGTANPAMVRQMRTWLDAASLAAGRGAGAVRITAGAVTVVDDDGARAREHARRMVASYVDVVAPLDPTIDVDPGLMERLRELLRAGDDAAAGALLPDDLLDAFAFAGTPHDVAASAVELAEAGADRIEFGTPHGLDEARGVRLLGSQVLPVVRSAS; from the coding sequence GTGAGCGTCGAGCTGACGCTGGCCCTGCAGTCGGACAAGACCTGGGCGCGGTACACGGATCTGGGCGCGCTGACCCAGGAGCTCGGCTTCGACGGCGTCTCCGTGTACGCGGACCTCGGGTTCCAGCCGCCGCTGCCCGCGCTGCTGGCGGTCGCCGGGGCGTCGAGCACGCTCCGGCTCGGCCCGGCGTGCCTCAACCCGTACCTGCTGCACCCGATCGAGATCGCCGGCCAGCACGCGGCGCTCGACGAGGCGAGCGACGGCCGCGCCTACCTCGGGCTGGCGCGCGGCTCCTGGCTGGACCGCGTCGGCGTGGCGCAGTCGCGGCCCCTGGCCGCGCTCGAGGACGCCGTCGCGATCGTCCGGCGCCTGCTCGCCGGCGACACGTCGGGCTACGAGGGGCAGGTGCACTCGCTGCCGGCCGGCACGCACCTGGAGTACGAGCCGCTGCGGCCCGACGTCGAGGTCCTGCTCGGGGTCTGGGGTCCGCGCGGCGCCGCCCTGGCCGGGCGGATCGCCGACGAGGTGAAGATCGGCGGCACGGCGAACCCGGCCATGGTGCGGCAGATGCGCACGTGGCTCGACGCCGCGTCTCTCGCCGCCGGCCGCGGCGCCGGTGCCGTGCGCATCACCGCCGGCGCGGTGACGGTGGTGGACGACGACGGCGCGCGCGCCCGCGAGCACGCGCGGCGGATGGTCGCGAGCTACGTCGACGTCGTCGCCCCGCTCGACCCGACGATCGACGTCGACCCGGGACTCATGGAGCGCCTGCGCGAGCTCCTGCGCGCGGGCGACGACGCCGCCGCCGGGGCGCTGCTGCCCGACGACCTGCTGGACGCGTTCGCGTTCGCCGGGACGCCGCACGACGTGGCGGCGAGCGCCGTCGAGCTCGCGGAGGCCGGCGCGGACCGGATCGAGTTCGGCACCCCGCACGGCCTCGACGAAGCGCGCGGCGTCCGGCTCCTCGGCAGCCAGGTGCTGCCCGTCGTGCGGAGCGCGTCATGA
- a CDS encoding TIGR04076 family protein — protein MSGAGSAEGAGRHGGDVTELADLRIVVDRIEGRSVCGMSPGDWCEVTHSSRLRIPDGGHFCLYALAAALPLIPAKQRALDPGDWLAQDAEVACPDPEERLVMRIERTGTRRLPTEDLT, from the coding sequence ATGAGCGGCGCCGGTAGCGCTGAGGGCGCCGGGCGCCACGGCGGCGACGTGACCGAGCTCGCCGACCTGCGCATCGTCGTCGACCGCATCGAGGGCCGCTCCGTGTGCGGCATGAGCCCGGGCGACTGGTGCGAGGTGACCCACTCGAGCCGGCTGCGCATCCCGGACGGCGGCCACTTCTGCCTGTACGCGCTCGCGGCCGCGCTGCCGCTGATCCCCGCGAAGCAGCGCGCGCTCGACCCCGGCGACTGGCTGGCCCAGGACGCCGAGGTCGCGTGCCCCGACCCCGAGGAGCGCCTCGTCATGCGCATCGAACGCACCGGCACCCGACGTCTGCCCACGGAGGACCTCACGTGA
- a CDS encoding amidohydrolase family protein, translating to MSNRPLAVTDATVWDGLAEESRADGGVLVGDDGRIVAVGGSTEILERAREIGADVVEARGGVVVPGLVNGHVHLSLALPGPMQDAIHGADSAQLALFMAGNARETLHAGVTTVRLVGEARFADMALKKAIEVGAVPGPRIRTAGHALCCTGGHGHDADGQEADGADGFRRATREQLRAGADLIKVCISGGIAGEHESIDTPQLTDDEMAAVLSTAHDWGRKVTAHAGPAPVIERAVALGLDAVEHGYELTPELCALMAERGVWYTPTITVSRCEEFFLANGVPRWMIDRALGAGPRHWESLQHAIAAGVPISMGTDMPPHAAYDGTTATVREIEFMVDAGMTPLEAMRASTSAGAAWMGEEGAYGALVPGAAGDLIVLDADPLADISALRTLHGVVQAGRVVRDDRGTLRPGAAA from the coding sequence ATGAGCAACCGACCCCTAGCGGTCACCGACGCCACGGTGTGGGACGGCCTGGCCGAGGAGAGCCGCGCGGACGGCGGGGTGCTGGTGGGGGACGACGGCCGCATCGTCGCCGTCGGCGGCTCGACCGAGATCCTCGAGCGGGCCCGCGAGATCGGGGCCGACGTCGTCGAGGCGCGGGGCGGCGTCGTCGTCCCCGGCCTGGTGAACGGCCACGTGCACCTCTCGCTGGCCCTGCCCGGACCGATGCAGGACGCGATCCACGGCGCCGACTCCGCCCAGCTGGCGCTGTTCATGGCCGGGAACGCCCGCGAGACGCTGCACGCCGGCGTGACGACGGTGCGGCTCGTCGGCGAGGCCCGCTTCGCGGACATGGCGCTGAAGAAGGCCATCGAGGTCGGCGCCGTCCCCGGGCCACGGATCCGCACCGCCGGGCACGCGCTGTGCTGCACGGGTGGGCACGGGCACGACGCCGACGGTCAGGAGGCGGACGGCGCCGACGGGTTCCGCCGCGCCACGCGCGAGCAGCTGCGCGCCGGCGCCGACCTCATCAAGGTGTGCATCTCGGGCGGCATCGCCGGGGAGCACGAGAGCATCGACACGCCGCAGCTCACGGACGACGAGATGGCCGCCGTCCTGTCGACGGCGCACGACTGGGGCCGGAAGGTGACCGCCCACGCCGGGCCCGCGCCGGTGATCGAGCGCGCCGTGGCACTCGGCCTCGACGCCGTCGAGCACGGGTACGAGCTGACGCCCGAGCTGTGCGCGCTCATGGCGGAGCGGGGCGTCTGGTACACCCCCACGATCACCGTGAGCAGGTGCGAGGAGTTCTTCCTCGCGAACGGCGTGCCGCGCTGGATGATCGACCGGGCCCTCGGCGCGGGACCGCGGCACTGGGAGAGCCTCCAGCACGCGATCGCCGCCGGCGTGCCGATCTCGATGGGCACGGACATGCCGCCGCACGCGGCCTACGACGGGACCACGGCCACGGTGCGCGAGATCGAGTTCATGGTCGACGCCGGCATGACGCCGCTCGAGGCGATGCGCGCGTCCACGAGCGCCGGCGCCGCGTGGATGGGCGAGGAGGGTGCCTACGGCGCGCTCGTGCCGGGCGCCGCGGGCGACCTCATCGTGCTCGACGCCGACCCGCTCGCTGACATCTCCGCGCTGCGCACGCTGCACGGCGTCGTCCAGGCCGGGCGTGTGGTGCGCGACGATCGCGGCACGCTCCGGCCCGGAGCCGCCGCATGA
- a CDS encoding ABC transporter ATP-binding protein, giving the protein MSALTVTEAHVEYRSRGRGLVRAVDGVSLTVQAGQIVGLVGESGCGKSSLARAVVGMEPVTSGEIALDGRPVPPLGWRRRSGPDLRLQMVFQNPYASLNPRRSVGDQITDGLAVPREEQGREVARLLELVGLEPEAADRYPHQFSGGQRQRVAIARALAARPDVLVADEPVTALDASSQAQIVNLLTSLVDDLGLGMLFISHDLALVREIADVTAVMYLGRIVEHGPTEQVWSQPRHPYTRTLIEALPRISADAHLPVGLRGEVPDGAHVPTGCRFRTRCPAVMPICTTEPPVVVDGEHTVACWLADESTLRASATEGAR; this is encoded by the coding sequence ATGAGCGCGCTCACCGTGACCGAGGCGCACGTCGAGTACCGCTCCCGCGGGCGCGGGCTCGTGCGCGCCGTCGACGGCGTCTCGCTCACCGTGCAGGCCGGGCAGATCGTCGGGCTGGTCGGCGAGTCGGGATGCGGCAAGTCGTCGCTGGCGCGCGCCGTCGTCGGCATGGAGCCGGTCACGTCCGGGGAGATCGCGCTCGACGGGCGGCCGGTCCCCCCGCTGGGCTGGCGCCGGCGGTCCGGGCCGGACCTGCGGCTGCAGATGGTGTTCCAGAACCCCTACGCGTCGCTCAACCCCCGCCGGTCGGTCGGCGACCAGATCACGGACGGTCTCGCCGTGCCCCGTGAGGAGCAGGGGCGCGAGGTGGCCCGGCTCCTCGAGCTCGTCGGGCTCGAGCCGGAGGCCGCGGACCGCTACCCGCACCAGTTCTCCGGCGGGCAGCGGCAGCGGGTGGCCATCGCGCGGGCGCTGGCCGCCCGGCCGGACGTGCTCGTGGCCGACGAGCCCGTGACCGCGCTCGACGCCTCCTCGCAGGCGCAGATCGTCAACCTGCTCACCTCGCTCGTCGACGACCTCGGCCTCGGGATGCTCTTCATCTCCCACGACCTGGCCCTGGTCCGCGAGATCGCCGACGTCACAGCGGTCATGTACCTCGGCCGGATCGTGGAGCACGGGCCCACCGAGCAGGTGTGGTCGCAGCCCCGGCACCCGTACACGCGGACGCTGATCGAGGCGCTCCCGCGCATCTCGGCCGACGCCCACCTGCCCGTCGGCCTGCGGGGGGAGGTGCCCGACGGCGCGCACGTGCCCACGGGGTGCCGCTTCCGCACGCGGTGCCCGGCCGTCATGCCGATCTGTACGACCGAACCACCGGTGGTGGTGGACGGCGAGCACACTGTCGCGTGCTGGCTCGCCGACGAGAGCACGCTGCGCGCGAGCGCCACGGAGGGAGCACGATGA
- a CDS encoding ABC transporter ATP-binding protein, producing the protein MSALLEVRDLAVTLPGPDGDLPVLHDVSLHVDPGEIVGIAGESGSGKSMTAQTLLGLLPPGARTSGSARLGDTELLGLRGAQWNTVRGRRVAMVFQDATAALHPMLTVGRQLTEHMQVHLGLRRRAADARARELLELVRIPDAPSALRAYPHQFSGGMRQRVAIAVALACDPELLVADEPTTALDVTVQAGILELLDDLRRQVGLSVLFITHDLGVLAALTARTYVFYAGRVMESAPTAEVTLAPRHPYTAALLRARPHADASWDLTGAPAPAAAQRAAAGPPRPAGRRRLATIPGSAATPASAPAGCPFAPRCAYREDRCQAAIPPLDAVAPGHDVACVVRPDLRAVEVAG; encoded by the coding sequence ATGAGCGCCCTGCTCGAGGTCCGCGACCTCGCCGTCACCCTGCCCGGGCCCGACGGCGACCTCCCGGTGCTCCACGACGTGAGCCTGCACGTCGATCCCGGCGAGATCGTCGGCATCGCCGGCGAGAGCGGGTCCGGCAAGAGCATGACGGCGCAGACCCTGCTCGGCCTCCTCCCGCCCGGGGCGCGCACGAGCGGGTCCGCGCGGCTCGGCGACACCGAGCTGCTCGGGCTGCGGGGGGCGCAGTGGAACACGGTGCGCGGACGCCGCGTCGCGATGGTGTTCCAGGACGCGACCGCGGCGCTGCACCCCATGCTCACCGTCGGCCGGCAGCTGACGGAGCACATGCAGGTGCACCTCGGGCTGCGCCGTCGCGCGGCTGACGCCCGGGCTCGCGAGCTGCTCGAGCTCGTGCGCATCCCCGACGCGCCGTCGGCGCTGCGCGCCTACCCGCACCAGTTCTCCGGCGGGATGCGGCAGCGGGTCGCGATCGCCGTCGCGCTGGCGTGCGACCCGGAGCTCCTCGTCGCCGACGAGCCGACGACGGCGCTCGACGTCACGGTGCAGGCGGGCATCCTCGAGCTGCTCGACGACCTCCGCCGCCAGGTCGGCCTCTCGGTCCTGTTCATCACGCACGACCTCGGCGTGCTCGCGGCGCTGACCGCCCGGACGTACGTGTTCTACGCGGGCCGGGTGATGGAGAGCGCCCCGACGGCCGAGGTCACGCTCGCTCCGCGGCACCCCTACACGGCGGCACTGCTGCGCGCCCGGCCGCACGCCGACGCGTCGTGGGACCTCACGGGGGCGCCCGCACCTGCTGCCGCGCAGCGCGCCGCCGCCGGCCCGCCCCGGCCCGCCGGCCGCCGTCGGCTCGCGACCATCCCCGGCAGCGCCGCCACCCCGGCGTCGGCCCCGGCGGGCTGCCCGTTCGCGCCACGGTGCGCCTACCGCGAGGACCGGTGCCAGGCGGCGATCCCGCCGCTCGACGCCGTCGCACCGGGTCACGACGTCGCGTGCGTGGTCCGGCCGGACCTGCGGGCAGTGGAGGTGGCCGGATGA
- a CDS encoding ABC transporter permease: MSALPPAGEPDVMPPADPVAVDLVGVADEDPRAARALGRRRRFGRLRRGGRGFWTQPAVVVAVCILGIWVLVAAAAPWLAPYDPIAQSADLYAAPSSAHWFGTDELGRDVFSRVLYGARLSIPLAAIIVAAALAIGGVLGLVAGYLGRFADEGLMRLTDLVFAFPQIILAMAISAAFGPSARNAVVALVIVSWPVYARVIRSAALAIRGSDYLASARLLGVGPLRALRRDVVPNAVGPAVVLATLELGNAVLLLAALSFLGLGPRPPAAEWGAMIAAGSRDLSSWWMSGFPGLAILTVVLAFNVLGDALRDRLDPRFARSPR; this comes from the coding sequence ATGAGCGCGCTGCCCCCCGCCGGCGAGCCCGACGTCATGCCGCCCGCCGACCCGGTCGCCGTCGATCTCGTCGGCGTCGCGGACGAGGACCCTCGCGCCGCGCGCGCACTGGGCCGACGACGGCGGTTCGGCCGGCTCCGGAGGGGCGGGCGCGGCTTCTGGACGCAGCCCGCCGTCGTCGTCGCCGTCTGCATCCTGGGGATCTGGGTCCTCGTCGCGGCCGCGGCGCCGTGGCTCGCGCCCTACGACCCGATCGCCCAGAGCGCCGACCTGTACGCGGCGCCGTCGTCGGCGCACTGGTTCGGCACGGACGAGCTGGGGCGGGACGTGTTCAGCCGGGTGCTGTACGGCGCGCGCCTGTCGATCCCGCTCGCGGCGATCATCGTGGCGGCCGCGCTCGCGATCGGCGGCGTGCTCGGGCTCGTCGCCGGCTACCTCGGCAGGTTCGCGGACGAGGGCCTCATGCGCCTGACCGACCTCGTGTTCGCGTTCCCGCAGATCATCCTGGCCATGGCGATCTCGGCCGCGTTCGGCCCGAGCGCCCGCAACGCCGTCGTCGCCCTCGTGATCGTCTCCTGGCCGGTGTATGCGCGCGTCATCCGCTCCGCGGCGCTGGCGATCCGTGGCTCCGACTACCTCGCCTCGGCCCGCCTGCTCGGCGTCGGCCCGCTGCGTGCGCTGCGGCGCGACGTCGTCCCGAACGCCGTCGGCCCCGCCGTCGTGCTCGCCACGCTCGAGCTCGGCAACGCGGTGCTGCTGCTCGCGGCGCTGTCGTTCCTCGGGCTCGGCCCACGCCCCCCCGCCGCCGAGTGGGGCGCCATGATCGCGGCCGGGTCGCGGGACCTGTCGAGCTGGTGGATGAGCGGGTTCCCCGGCCTCGCGATCCTCACCGTGGTGCTCGCGTTCAACGTGCTCGGCGACGCCCTGCGCGACCGCCTCGACCCACGATTCGCCCGGAGCCCGCGATGA
- a CDS encoding ABC transporter permease, with translation MTTSALPAVRAPRRTARGSGSAHTLGRFLLRRLVITVFLLLGVTAVTFLLVQLVPGDSMTATLSETALADPEVVAAYRAKWGLDEPLLTQYGIYLSNLLQGDLGVSTQTGRPVLGDLLTYVPATLEIALPAMVLSVVIGTAVGLYAAVRQGRAGDQVVRVGTLLGLSTPPFWLSLVALYVFFYLLGVAPSGGRLSTYLSPPPRVTGMFTLDALLAGQWMVWWDAVQHLVLPVAVLTCLTVATLVRFVRSAMLEVLDQDYIAAARAKGLPTSVVLRRHVLRAGLVPVITVSGLAFAALLSGTVLVEQIFSWPGVGQYAYRAASGLDLPAVIGVGLFVAVVYTIVNLVVDLLYGVIDPRIRLS, from the coding sequence ATGACGACGTCCGCGCTCCCGGCGGTGCGCGCACCTCGCCGCACCGCCCGGGGCAGCGGCTCCGCGCACACCCTGGGCCGCTTCCTGCTGAGGCGGCTCGTCATCACCGTCTTCCTGCTGCTCGGCGTCACGGCCGTGACGTTCCTGCTGGTCCAGCTCGTACCGGGCGACTCCATGACGGCGACGCTGTCGGAGACCGCGCTGGCCGACCCCGAGGTCGTGGCGGCGTACCGGGCGAAGTGGGGGCTCGACGAGCCGCTGCTGACGCAGTACGGCATCTACCTGTCGAACCTGCTGCAGGGCGACCTCGGCGTGTCCACCCAGACCGGCCGGCCGGTGCTCGGCGACCTCCTCACGTACGTGCCGGCGACGCTCGAGATCGCGCTGCCCGCGATGGTGCTGTCGGTGGTGATCGGGACGGCGGTCGGGCTCTACGCGGCGGTGCGGCAGGGCCGGGCCGGCGACCAGGTGGTCCGCGTCGGCACGCTGCTCGGCCTGTCCACACCGCCGTTCTGGCTCTCGCTCGTCGCGCTCTACGTCTTCTTCTACCTGCTGGGGGTCGCGCCGTCGGGCGGGCGTCTCAGCACGTACCTGTCCCCGCCGCCGCGCGTGACCGGGATGTTCACGCTCGACGCGCTGCTGGCCGGCCAGTGGATGGTCTGGTGGGACGCCGTCCAGCACCTCGTGCTGCCCGTCGCGGTGCTCACGTGCCTCACCGTGGCGACGCTCGTGCGGTTCGTGCGCTCGGCGATGCTCGAGGTGCTCGACCAGGACTACATCGCCGCCGCTCGCGCGAAGGGGCTGCCGACGTCGGTGGTCCTGCGCCGGCACGTGCTGCGGGCCGGGCTGGTCCCGGTCATCACCGTGTCGGGCCTCGCGTTCGCGGCGCTGCTCTCGGGCACCGTGCTCGTCGAGCAGATCTTCTCCTGGCCCGGTGTCGGCCAGTACGCCTACCGCGCCGCGAGCGGCCTCGACCTGCCCGCCGTCATCGGCGTCGGCCTGTTCGTCGCCGTCGTGTACACGATCGTCAACCTCGTCGTCGACCTGCTCTACGGCGTCATCGACCCCCGGATCCGGCTCTCATGA
- a CDS encoding ABC transporter substrate-binding protein yields MRHHPARRRSVAALAGAATLALAGCTAGGSQGGEPSGDDGEAPSGGTLTVSTSFVINSIDPGQVYEATGALAVHAMYDTLVTFEGSDVTTPVPLLAESWEANDDATEFTFTLRDDVTFSDGSELTAQDVAFSINRLHNLAGSPSVTVEGLSAAAPSDDVVVVTSETPNPNVPTILAMPAAGVLNSEEATANGATDAEDAATTDSATAFLDGASLGSGPYVLDSFDPASEIVLTANPEYWGDAPEFDRVVIQNTEAQNQKLAIERADGAMIALDLSGRLLDGLAEGLQTSASQDTFYFVTLHQDPAVSEVTSNPEFVQALRASIDYAGLAALFGEDARPAAGMVPTAFPGALSEDEVQVQDLDAAADHLAASGLTDPTVSLMFPAMTYRGVDLATIATKIQNDAAQAGITIELDPQPIAAFLDAQSAGNVAFRFSPQSLNYPVASSLVNNFAPGQPSAMRSGWSADLASPEMIAAGDAVTASIDPDEQVTAMQEWQRLLNAESPFITLAYNSGTVVATADLSGADYSPAGWQVDLRAVGRG; encoded by the coding sequence GTGAGACACCACCCCGCACGGCGTCGGAGCGTCGCCGCGCTCGCCGGCGCCGCCACCCTCGCCCTGGCCGGTTGCACGGCAGGTGGGTCGCAGGGCGGCGAGCCGTCAGGCGACGACGGCGAGGCGCCGTCGGGCGGGACGCTCACGGTCAGCACGTCGTTCGTCATCAACTCCATCGACCCCGGGCAGGTCTACGAGGCGACGGGCGCGCTCGCCGTCCACGCCATGTACGACACCCTCGTGACGTTCGAGGGGTCGGACGTGACCACGCCGGTGCCGCTCCTCGCCGAGTCGTGGGAGGCGAACGACGACGCCACCGAGTTCACGTTCACGCTGCGCGACGACGTGACGTTCTCCGACGGCTCCGAGCTCACGGCTCAGGACGTCGCGTTCAGCATCAACCGGCTGCACAACCTCGCGGGCAGCCCGTCCGTGACGGTCGAGGGCCTCTCGGCAGCGGCGCCGTCGGACGACGTCGTCGTCGTGACGTCCGAGACGCCGAACCCGAACGTCCCGACGATCCTCGCGATGCCGGCTGCCGGCGTCCTCAACTCCGAGGAGGCGACGGCGAACGGCGCCACGGACGCGGAGGACGCCGCCACCACGGACTCCGCGACGGCGTTCCTGGACGGCGCGTCGCTGGGATCCGGCCCGTACGTCCTCGACTCCTTCGACCCGGCGTCGGAGATCGTGCTCACCGCGAACCCCGAGTACTGGGGTGACGCGCCGGAGTTCGACCGCGTCGTCATCCAGAACACCGAGGCGCAGAACCAGAAGCTCGCCATCGAGCGGGCCGACGGCGCGATGATCGCCCTCGACCTGTCGGGCCGCCTGCTCGACGGCCTCGCCGAGGGCCTGCAGACCTCGGCCAGCCAGGACACGTTCTACTTCGTGACGCTGCACCAGGACCCCGCCGTCAGCGAGGTCACGTCCAACCCCGAGTTCGTGCAGGCCCTGCGCGCCTCGATCGACTACGCCGGGCTCGCTGCCCTGTTCGGCGAGGACGCCCGCCCCGCCGCCGGCATGGTGCCGACGGCGTTCCCCGGCGCCCTCTCCGAGGACGAGGTGCAGGTGCAGGATCTCGACGCCGCCGCCGACCACCTCGCCGCGTCCGGGCTCACGGACCCGACCGTCTCGCTCATGTTCCCGGCCATGACGTACCGCGGCGTCGACCTCGCCACGATCGCCACGAAGATCCAGAACGACGCCGCCCAGGCCGGCATCACGATCGAGCTGGACCCGCAGCCGATCGCCGCGTTCCTCGACGCCCAGTCGGCCGGCAACGTCGCGTTCCGGTTCAGCCCGCAGTCGCTCAACTACCCGGTCGCGTCCTCGCTCGTGAACAACTTCGCGCCCGGTCAGCCGAGTGCCATGCGGTCCGGCTGGTCCGCCGACCTGGCGAGCCCGGAGATGATCGCCGCGGGCGACGCCGTCACGGCGTCGATCGACCCGGACGAGCAGGTGACGGCGATGCAGGAGTGGCAGCGCCTGCTCAACGCGGAGAGCCCGTTCATCACGCTGGCGTACAACAGCGGCACCGTGGTCGCGACGGCGGACCTCAGCGGCGCCGACTACTCCCCCGCCGGCTGGCAGGTCGACCTCCGGGCGGTCGGCCGGGGATGA